The following nucleotide sequence is from Mycobacterium sp. Z3061.
CGCCGCCGGCCAGTGCGAGGTCGCACTCACCCAATCGCAGCGCCTGGCAGGCCTGGTGAATCGCCACCAGCGATGAACTGCACGCCGTGTCCACCGTGACCGCCGGACCCTGCAAGCCCAGCCGGTAACTGATCCGGCCCGCGGCCGCGGCGGCGGCGGTCCCGATCGCCATGTAGGCCTCGATCTCGGGATAGTCCAGTTCGTCGGAGGCCATGCCGAGGTAATCGTGGGTGGAGAGGCCGACGAACACACCGGTGTTGGTGTTGGCCAGGGCGGTCGGTGCGATACCCGAATGCTCGACCGCCCGCCACGCCGTCTCCAGCAGCAACCGGTGCTGCGGGTCCATCAACCTGACCTCACGTGCCGACAACCCGAAGAACGGAGCGTCGAAGCCGGTTACGTCGTCGATGAAACCCGCCCGGCGGGTCACCACCTTGCCGGGTGCGTCGGGATCGGGGTCGAAGAATTCGTCGGCGTCCCATCGCTCCCGGGGCACCTCTGAGACGGCGTCGCGGCCCTGCCGCAACAGCTCCCAGAACTCATCCGCGTCGCCGGCACCCGGGAAGCGCGCCGCGTAGCCGACTATCGCAAAACCGGCTGGCGGCTCCGTCACCTCGGCGGTTGCCATGCACTGTCCTTCCTGACTGACTCGACCGGCGGAGACTGGTTCGCGCTGTGCCACGGCCCGGTCGTGCAGCAGACGGATCTCCCCCGCCGCGATTATTGCAAGCACGAATCCGCCGCGCGCCGACATCCGCAAATTACCAGGTAGTGCGGCCGTCGCTGGGCCAGGTGCCGGTCTTTACCATGGGCGCTGGCCGAATGCGAGCTGCCACGCGCATTAGCACGCGGCCGCTGCCGCGGCTGCCGATGCGGTTATCGTGATATCGGCGCCGACTCACACGGGGGAAAGCCAGGGAAAAGCCGGCGACCGGGAAGGAAAGATTTTGCAGATCGGGAAAATCACAATCGGTTCACTCGAGGATTGGACGGTGCGCCCCGGCACCGTCATTTCCTGGCACCCCACGCAGGCGGCCAGAGAAAAGGCGCTGCAGGCGCCGGTCAGTTCGGTACCGGTCAGTTACATGCAAGGTCAACATCTGCAGAATTACCGGCAGCGAACCAGTTCCGGTCTTGACTTTTCCCGACTTTTGATCGCCACCTGTGAGGCGCCCGGGCATTGCGATATAGCGATCATGAATCAGGCGCTTAACGCATATTTGCGCCGGCACGACACCTACCGAAGCTGGTTCGAGTACGACGACAACGGCGACGTCATCCGGCACACGATGACGGATCCGGCCGATATCGAATTCGTCCCCGTCGATCACGGCGAGTTGACCGTCGACCAAATCCACGACCACGTCGTGGCGACGCCCGATCCGCTGCAGTGGGGCTGCTTCTCGTTCGGGATCATCCAGCACGAAGACCACTTCACCTTCTACGCGAGCATCGACCATGTCCACGGTGACGCGACCCTGATCGGCATCACGATGCTGGAGTCCAACGCGGTGTATGCGGCGATGGCGGGCGGCGAGAGTGGCCTGGCGCTGCCCGACAGCGGCAGCTACGACGACTTCTGCGTCCGGGAGCGCGAACGAACTTCGGAGCTGACCCTGGATTCGCCGCAGGTCCGCAAATGGATCGAGTTCGCCGAGAATAACAATGGCAGCCTTCCCGAATTTCCACTTCCGCTGGGCAACCCTTTGGAGCTGACCAACAGCGACATGGTCACCGAAAGCCTGATGGACGCCGACCAGACCGCCCGATTCGAATCGGCGTGCACCGCAGCCGGCGCGCGCTTCGTCGGCGGCCTGTTCGCGTGCATGGCCCTGGTGGACCACGAGTTCACCGGAGCGGCGACCTATTACGCGCTCACTCCGCGGGACTCGCGCCGGAGCGACGAGAATTTCATGACCCAGGGTTGGTTCACCGGCCTGGTGCCTATCACCATTCCCATTGCCGCGGCGTCCTTCAGCGAAGCCGCCTGGTCCGCCCAGGATTCATTCGATTCGAGCCTCGACATGGCGAAGGTACCGTTTTACCGGGTCCTGGAATTGGCGCCGTGGCTGGACTGGCCGCGACCCAACTTTCCGGTTTCCAATTTTCTGCACGGCGGCGCCGCCCCGCTGAACGCCGTGATTGCCGCAGCCGAAATGAGTGCCGCCAAGAGCATCGGAATTTATTCCGACCGCCGATATTCATATCAATTGACCATTTACATATTCCGGTACGAGCAGGGTACCGCCATGGCGGTCATGTTCCCGGACAATCCGATCGCGCAGAAATCGGTCGCGCGATATGTCGAGGC
It contains:
- a CDS encoding condensation domain-containing protein, translating into MQIGKITIGSLEDWTVRPGTVISWHPTQAAREKALQAPVSSVPVSYMQGQHLQNYRQRTSSGLDFSRLLIATCEAPGHCDIAIMNQALNAYLRRHDTYRSWFEYDDNGDVIRHTMTDPADIEFVPVDHGELTVDQIHDHVVATPDPLQWGCFSFGIIQHEDHFTFYASIDHVHGDATLIGITMLESNAVYAAMAGGESGLALPDSGSYDDFCVRERERTSELTLDSPQVRKWIEFAENNNGSLPEFPLPLGNPLELTNSDMVTESLMDADQTARFESACTAAGARFVGGLFACMALVDHEFTGAATYYALTPRDSRRSDENFMTQGWFTGLVPITIPIAAASFSEAAWSAQDSFDSSLDMAKVPFYRVLELAPWLDWPRPNFPVSNFLHGGAAPLNAVIAAAEMSAAKSIGIYSDRRYSYQLTIYIFRYEQGTAMAVMFPDNPIAQKSVARYVEAMKSVCTRVADSGHWGRVT